In one Fodinicola acaciae genomic region, the following are encoded:
- a CDS encoding DUF6286 domain-containing protein: MKRRTRRRLPATVTAVVLLAACAAVAVFAIQMILGRTPVVDFPAVAGTLHATRWSDLAPAVIAAVIAVLGLVLLVLAILPGKLRVIPLDGPVPSGAARHSYRGMLRTAASTVDGVAGASVRLRGKRLLVKVSTRRTETAGLADAVRAAVGERLDRIGPAMRPTVRVRVRRTR, from the coding sequence ATGAAACGCCGGACGAGGAGGCGGCTCCCGGCGACCGTCACCGCGGTCGTGCTGCTGGCTGCGTGTGCCGCGGTCGCCGTCTTCGCCATCCAGATGATCCTCGGTCGTACGCCGGTGGTCGATTTTCCGGCTGTGGCCGGCACGTTGCATGCCACGCGGTGGAGCGACCTGGCGCCGGCCGTCATCGCCGCCGTGATCGCCGTGCTCGGCCTGGTGCTGCTGGTTTTGGCCATCCTGCCGGGCAAGCTGCGCGTGATCCCGCTGGACGGGCCGGTGCCGTCCGGCGCCGCGCGGCACAGCTATCGCGGCATGTTGCGGACCGCCGCGTCCACAGTGGACGGTGTCGCCGGCGCGAGCGTACGGCTGCGCGGAAAGCGGCTGCTGGTCAAGGTTTCCACGCGGCGTACGGAAACCGCCGGCCTGGCCGACGCCGTACGTGCCGCGGTCGGCGAACGGCTCGACCGCATCGGACCGGCCATGCGGCCGACCGTACGCGTGCGGGTCAGGAGGACGCGATGA
- a CDS encoding AAA family ATPase: protein MRESQRAEVAQIASEVTRHALTHSNVLLEMAGEMQVRLPDMIRGYAQLLLPAMAATAVQAATPDPAATHSAAIAAIRASIDADLPGVLSHTADRLLPELADRAVREAAPDVRAELVASVDDKVTEAARDATTTVIRQATDQVSATVAKTLEAECDRLAAEVVTRATAAATKEAATVRAELVREATEALTKRIRQATEQAAREAVRAGDIRDTLAELVAKTAAELLPDQAKEAVEQATPDVGGLYTVMTDHVRRKVAALVDDARPGLVKSSAADIAKEARRALQSERDKATAAIGASVDEAVDRKLAEFTPNIVEVHLPRQRKVRLGSDTHQVLPELLIALNARCHVLLVGPAGTGKSMLAKHAAEALKVPFQALSLGPTTPMSKVFGYFDAHGAYHDTPFRQAFEHGGVMLLDELDNGHPGLLAELNQALALGTCAFADRMVEAHEDFRLVATGNTYGTGASRQYVGRQTLDAATLDRFVVIDVPIDEGLEERIALRHAPSYQETAKDLVARIRDLRRTAEEKKLPVILSPRASIDGAKLLQAGATVQQVIDWRVSRGLSESQRKALGLDA, encoded by the coding sequence ATGCGGGAAAGCCAGCGCGCGGAGGTCGCGCAGATCGCGTCGGAGGTGACCCGGCACGCGTTGACGCACAGCAACGTGCTGCTGGAGATGGCCGGCGAGATGCAGGTCAGGTTGCCGGACATGATCCGCGGATACGCGCAGCTGCTGCTGCCGGCGATGGCGGCCACCGCCGTCCAGGCCGCGACTCCGGACCCGGCCGCGACGCATTCGGCCGCGATCGCCGCGATACGCGCGTCGATCGACGCCGACCTGCCGGGTGTGCTGTCGCACACCGCCGACCGGCTGCTACCGGAGCTGGCCGACCGGGCCGTGCGGGAGGCGGCGCCGGACGTACGCGCCGAGCTGGTCGCCTCGGTTGACGACAAGGTCACCGAGGCGGCTCGGGACGCGACCACGACGGTGATCCGCCAGGCGACCGACCAGGTCAGCGCCACGGTCGCCAAGACGCTGGAGGCCGAGTGCGACCGGCTCGCCGCAGAGGTGGTCACGCGCGCCACCGCCGCGGCGACCAAGGAAGCCGCGACCGTACGCGCGGAGCTCGTCCGCGAAGCCACCGAGGCACTCACCAAGCGGATCCGGCAGGCGACCGAGCAGGCGGCGCGTGAGGCCGTACGCGCCGGGGACATCCGCGACACGCTCGCCGAGCTGGTCGCCAAGACGGCCGCGGAATTGTTGCCGGACCAGGCAAAAGAGGCCGTCGAGCAGGCGACGCCGGATGTCGGCGGCCTCTACACCGTGATGACCGACCACGTGAGGAGGAAGGTCGCCGCGCTCGTCGACGACGCCAGGCCGGGGCTGGTCAAGTCGTCCGCCGCCGACATCGCGAAGGAGGCCCGCAGAGCGCTCCAGTCGGAGCGCGACAAGGCGACCGCGGCGATCGGCGCCAGCGTGGACGAGGCGGTCGACCGCAAGCTCGCCGAGTTCACGCCGAACATCGTCGAGGTGCATCTGCCGCGCCAGCGCAAGGTGCGGCTCGGCTCGGACACGCACCAGGTGCTGCCGGAGCTGCTGATCGCGCTCAACGCGCGCTGCCACGTGCTGCTGGTCGGTCCGGCCGGCACCGGCAAGTCGATGCTCGCCAAGCACGCGGCCGAGGCGCTGAAGGTGCCTTTTCAGGCGCTGTCGCTCGGACCGACCACGCCGATGAGCAAGGTTTTCGGCTATTTCGACGCACACGGCGCGTACCACGACACGCCGTTTCGCCAGGCGTTCGAGCACGGCGGCGTGATGCTGCTGGACGAGCTGGACAACGGCCATCCCGGCCTGCTCGCCGAGCTCAACCAGGCGCTGGCGCTGGGCACCTGCGCGTTCGCCGACCGGATGGTCGAGGCGCACGAGGACTTCCGGCTGGTGGCGACCGGCAACACCTACGGCACCGGCGCCAGCCGGCAGTACGTCGGCCGGCAGACTCTCGACGCGGCCACGCTCGACCGGTTCGTGGTGATCGACGTGCCGATCGACGAGGGCCTGGAGGAGCGGATCGCGCTGCGGCACGCGCCGTCGTACCAGGAGACCGCGAAGGACCTGGTCGCGCGCATCCGCGACCTGCGGCGTACGGCCGAGGAGAAGAAGCTGCCGGTGATCCTGTCGCCGCGCGCGAGCATCGACGGCGCGAAGCTGCTGCAGGCCGGCGCCACCGTGCAGCAGGTCATCGACTGGCGGGTCAGCAGGGGACTGTCGGAGAGCCAGCGCAAGGCTCTGGGGCTCGATGCTTGA
- a CDS encoding alkaline shock response membrane anchor protein AmaP yields MNRPAGLNRGLLALIGVIALGAGALVLAVRFRAIATIDPDSPLVPGTALPPVWVWYVVAAVAIVVGLLLLRWLFAQLAIRPAARVWRLEREPARGQTELRTSVAIAPFVEEVSGYPGVHTARANLTGTRERPAVALVVEVEEDGDPAGLRDRLTGEGLPRLRQALDVDDLPATVEFRFTDRRTTRVR; encoded by the coding sequence ATGAACCGGCCAGCCGGCCTCAACCGCGGTCTTCTCGCGTTGATCGGGGTGATCGCGCTCGGCGCCGGGGCTCTGGTGTTGGCCGTACGTTTCCGTGCCATCGCGACGATCGATCCCGACTCACCGCTGGTGCCAGGCACCGCGTTGCCGCCGGTGTGGGTCTGGTACGTCGTCGCCGCGGTGGCGATCGTCGTCGGTCTGCTTTTGCTGCGTTGGCTGTTCGCGCAGCTCGCGATCCGTCCGGCGGCGCGGGTCTGGCGGCTGGAGCGCGAGCCGGCCCGCGGTCAGACCGAGCTGCGGACCAGTGTCGCGATCGCGCCGTTCGTCGAGGAGGTCAGCGGCTATCCCGGCGTACACACCGCGAGGGCCAACCTGACCGGCACGCGCGAGCGGCCGGCGGTCGCCCTCGTCGTGGAGGTCGAGGAGGACGGCGATCCGGCCGGCCTGCGCGACCGGCTGACCGGAGAGGGTCTGCCGCGGCTGCGCCAGGCACTCGACGTGGACGACCTGCCGGCGACCGTGGAGTTTCGCTTCACCGACAGGCGAACCACCCGCGTCCGCTGA